DNA from Candidatus Binataceae bacterium:
CCGTCGGCCATCCGCGCCGTGCGCCGCAGCGCCGACTCCGACTTGCCGCCGACCCAGATGTCGATCGTGCCCGAGTCGTTGTTGGTGCGCCGCGTCGGATGCGGCTCGAGCGTGACATTGTCGAAATTGAAGAAGCGGCCGTGATGGCACACGTTGGATTGAGTCCACACCTTGCGCAGGACCTCGACCCCTTCGTCGAGGCGCCGCCCGCGCGTCTCCAGCGGAATTCCGGTCGCTGCGTAGTCGGCAAGGTTTGCGCCGGTGCCGACCGCCATCACCATCCGCCCGTGCGAATAGTAGTCGAGCGTGGCGAACGATTTCGCCACGGTCAACGGATGGCGCAAGTTGAGCAGCAGGACGCTCGGGCCGAGCTTGATGCGCGAGGTGCGCGAGGCCAGCACCGCGAGCGTCGCCACCACGTCAAGCTCGGGCGAGGGCGAGAGCAGATGGTCGGAGAGCCAGAACGAATCGAGCCCCCAGTCCTCGGCCTTTTCGGCGACGTGCACGATGGTCTCCGGAGTCGGCATCCCGAGCCGCCAAAGACCGAACCCGACCCCAATTTTGACCTGCTTCATAACCATCTCTCCTTAACTATGACCGCTCTCGCTTAGCCGGATAGTACCATAGCGGACGCTTGTCGGATCGGCTAATCTGTCGCCGGTGAGCGAGCTTGGAGTAACCATGCTGGGGACCGGCGACGCCTTCGCCAGCGGAGGACGGATGCAGTCCGGCTATGTCATCGACGCCGGTGGCGCGCTGATCCTGATGGAAGCCGGGCCGACGCTCCTTGCGGGACTCAAGCGCGCACAGATCAATCCCGCCGACATCGATTTTGTCCTTATCAGCCATCTGCATGGCGACCATTTCGCCGGGCTGCCCTTCCTGATGCTGCAGTATATGTGGGAGAGCCCGCGCAAGCGCATGCTCACCATCGCCGGCCCGCGCCGCCTCGAGCAGCGCACACGCACTCTTTTTCATAACATGTATCCGGGCATGAATACGCATCCGCTGATGCGCAAGGTCAGGTTCGTCGAGCTCGAGGCCGGACGAACCACGCGCGTGGGGCCGGCCCGCGTGGCCACCATCCGCACCCCGCACACCAAGCCCGACGTCTCGCTCGGCTTCCGGGTGACCGCCGGCGGCAGGTCGCTCGCGTTTTCCGGCGACAGCGGGTGGACGGAGGAGCTGGTGGGACTCAGCGCGGGCGCGGACCTGTTTTTGTGCGAGTGCACCTACTTCGGCAGCAACCACCTGGACTTCCATCTCAACTATCCGACGATCGAGCGCAACCGCGGCCGCTTCACGGCCAGGCGGGTCGTTCTTACTCATCTCGGCCGCGAAGTCCTCGAGCGCATGAACGACGTCGGGATGGAGACGGCGGACGACCTGATGAAAATCACCGCCTGACGGGTTTTGTGCCGCGCCCCCGGGCTGGCTATGCTCTGGGAGAACCGCCGGCGCGGGTGCCGAATTTTCTTTCGGATTCGATGCACGCGCGGCCGGCGCATCAGCAACAGAAAAAAGAACAAAGGAGCCTGCCGGATGGGTATAGCGGACGGCAAGCGCGCGCTGGTGGTCGGCGTCGCGAACGAAAAGAGCCTCGCCTGGGGAATCGCGCAGGAACTCAAGGCGCAGGGCGCGGAAGTCGCGCTCACCTACCAGGGCGAGGTGCTCGAGAAGCGCGTGCGCCCGCTCGCCGAGTCGATCGGCGCGCTCGTGGTCGGCGAGCTCGACGTCACCAACGACATTCAGATCGGCCTGGTGATGTCGGAGTTGCGCGAGCTGTGGGGCGGAATCGACATGCTGGTCCACGCCGTGGCTTTTGCCGAGCGCGAAGATCTGCGCGATCGCTTTCTGACCGTCAGCCGCGCCAATTTCGCCAAGGCGCTCGAGATCAGCGCCTACTCGCTGGTCGCGCTGGCGCGCGCGGCCGAACCGTTGATGGAAGCGCGCGGCGGCGGCTCGATCCTGACCCTCAGTTACCTGGGCGCGGTGCGCGCGGTGCCCAACTACAACGTGATGGGGGTCGCCAAGGCAGCTCTGGAAGCCTGCGTGCGTTATCTCGCAGTCGATCTCGGTGCGAAAAACATCCGCGTCAATGCGATCAGCGCGGCGCCCGCCCGCACGCTTTCGTCCTCGGCCATCCGCGACTTCTTCACCATGGCGCACGAGGTCGAGGAGCGCTCGCCGATGCGCCGCGCGATGAGGACCGAAGACGTGGGCAAGATGGCCGCGGCGATGCTGAGCGATCTCTCAAGCGGCGTCACCGGCCAGACCGTCTACGTTGACGTCGGCTACAGTATCGTCGGATTGTAAACGCCGCCGGACGTGCCGGCGCGAACAGGAATCTTCGGCAAGGAGTACAGGGCGATGGCTATCGTTGCGGTGCCCCAGCTCAAGGACAACTATGCCTATCTCGTGATCGACGACGCGAGCAAGCAGTGCGGCGTGGTCGACTGTTCCGAGGCCGACAAGGTGCTCGACGAGGTGAAGCGGCGCGGACTCAAGCTGACGACGGTCCTGCCCACCCATTGGCATCCGGACCACGTCGGCGGCAACGTGGACTTGGTGCGTGCGGTGCCGGAGTTGCGCGTTTACGGAGCGCGCGGCGAGAGCGGGCGAATTCCGGCGATGACCGACGAGATAGATAACGGCGACGAAGTGGTAGTGGGGCCGATTCGCGGGCGCGTGATCGGGATCCCCGCGCATACGAGCGGCCATATCGCCTACTATTTCCCGACGCTCAAGGCCGTGTTTACCGGCGACACTCTGTTCATTGCGGGATGCGGGCGCGTGTTCGAGGGCAAGGCCGATACGATGGTGGCGTCGCTCGCCCGGCTCGCCGCGCTGCCCGACGATACCCAGGTCTATTGCGGTCACGAGTACACCGAAAAAAACCTGCAATTCGCGCTGACGCTGGAGCCCAACAACGCGGCGCTCAAGTCCAAGTACGAGTGGACGCGGAAGGCGCGCGCGGAGGGGAAGTTCACGGTTCCGTCGACCGTCGGCGACGAGAAGCGCTTCAATCCGTTCCTGCGCACCGATAGCGCCGAACTGCGCGCAAGCCTTCGCAAGATCGATCCGTCGGTCGGCGACGAACCGGTCGCCGTCTTCGCCAAGACTCGCGAACTTAAAGATCGGTTCTGAGTAAAATCGGTTCCGAGTCCGGCGGGCCGCTAACTGAATCGGTTCTACATCCAGTAGGAATTTGCGCTAGACAGTTTTGTCTTCGCTCCCGCATTTTGGGCTTTCGTCGAGCAAGGAATACCGCTGAAAATCGTCGCGATCGGGCAAAGCAAACAATAGGCGAATACGTCACGTGCTCATCATTGCCGACATTTGAAGAATGGAGCACAGTTTGAGTCCAATAAGGTCGATTAAATCCATTTGACAGAACACGTCCTGTTATCTATTCTCCAAAAGTCAGTTCCGGAAATTCCAGATCCTCAACCTCTAAGAGGTGTGCTATGGCGTCTGTTGAGGTACTTTTCGTCCGCGCGCGGGAGACATTGGTCCGTCGTTTTCGGGCACAGACTATGGTCGAGTATGCCCTGATCATCGCGTCCATCGGGGTCGTAGCGTGGGGCGCTTATAACGTAATGGGCCACAGCGTCGGAACGATGGCGAGCGGCATCGATTCGGATTTGACCACCGCGTAGGATCGCCGCCAGCGAACGCGACGGATCGTGTCGCGCTGCCGGGATGTCTTTAGAACCCGACGCGGCGCGTCCGTCTTCTACACGAGTTGAGAACCCGCCCGGCAGGGCGGGTTTTTGCTTTCATAGCGCCGTCAAAATGAAACGATTTCGCTGTTAAATCCGTTCATTTCGACGTCGCACGCACGATGTGCGATTTAATCACCAAGACGCTCGCTCATCCGTTAACCAATCTCCATTGAACCAGCGTCGCTCCCGGATGATCCTCGAAGACCGCTTCGACCTCGGCATCGAACGGCGCATCCAGCATCGGGTTGCCGAGCAGATTGCCGGCCATCCGAACATTGCCGGCATCCGGGAGTTCGATCACCGCGATAATGAACGGTCCGGCGTCTTTGAGTGCCGGATGCACCGGGTTCCAGGATCGGACCCAGGTGTAGAGCCTCCCGCGGCCTGACAGGCGATGCCATCCGAGTTCGCCGCTAAGACATTTGTGGCAAATCCATTCGGGGCCGAACTGGAACGTCTCGCAACGGCGGCATCGTTGCACGACCAGCTCGTGTCGGCGCGCGGCCTCCCAGAAACCGGCGTCCATCCCGTCGCGCTGCGCCTTTGGCGCGGGCAATCCCTCGGGCAGATAGTAGGGCGGGTTCTGAGCCATGCGAGTTTTCCTGCTTCGTCTATGCGATTGCGCGCGCGATGTTCCGACTGCGCATCATCCGCGCACGATAAGGTTGCTCACCGGCGAGACCATCGGGCCCGAGGCCACCAGCGCGATCTTCGCATCGGGCACTTGCGCGGTCGAGGTTCCGCGGCACTGCCGGACCGCTTCGTTGACGAGTTCGAGGCCGTGCATGTAACACTCGGCGATATTGCCGCCGCTCGTGTTGAGCGGGAGCTTGCCGTGCGGCGCGATCAGATTTTCGAACCGGCACAGATCCATCACGCCGTCGGGCTCGCAGAAGCCGTGCTCGACCAGGCTTATGGGCACGGCGCCGCTGAAGTGCTCGTAGATTTGCACCACGTCGACGTCGGCGGGACCGATCTCCGCCATCTGGTAGAGCCGCGGGGCCAGGCTTCTGAAATGCGAGGACGCGTAGTCGGGCGAGTTCTCGGCCGCCGCCGCCGCCCGATACGGCGCGCCCTGCGCCGCCGCCATCACGTACACCGGTTTCTGCTTGAGGTCCCGCGCGCGCTCGGCGCTGGTGAGGATCAGCGCGGCGGCGCCATCGTTTTCCATGCAGCAGTCATAGAGATGAAACGGCTCGACGATCCATCGCGAGCGGTCGTACTGCTCGCGCGTGAGCGGCCGTCCGTACATCACGGCGCGCGGATTAAGTTGCGCATGGTGGTAGTCGGCGAGCACCACCGCTGCGAGCGCATCCTGGGTGACGCGATGCTCGTACATGAAACGGCGCACGCGCAGCGCGACCCACTGCGCGGGCACGAACAGCCCGTAAGGCCATGCGTAAGCGGCGGGTCCCGAGACGGTTTGGACCGGAGCGGCCTGGCCGAAGCGGCCGAACTGCCCCTGCGCGAGGGCGCGGAACACCACCACGTACTTGGCGTAGCCCGCGGCGACCGCCGCCGCGGCTTGGGCCACCGCGCCTGAGCCGCCGCCCCCGCCTCCGCCCCAGACCATGCTCGCCCACGCGTAGTGCGGCAGGCCAAGCGCGGTGGCGAGGCGCGCGGCGTCGTTGCGATCGTTGCTGTAAGAGGCGAAGCCGTCGAGGTCGGCAACCTTGATTCCGGCGTCCGCGACCGCGTTCAGGATCGCTTCGCAGGCGAGCTGGAATTCGCTGACCGGCGCCTGGCCGCGTTTGTAGTAGCGGGTCTCGCCGAGGCCGACGATCGCGACCTTGTCCTTGATGCTGTACTCGCCCATCGGCGCGCGCCGGAGCCTACGCGCTCGCCGCGTTTGCGTGCGCGTGACGATCGGCATCGAGGTCCAGAAAATGCGGCAGCACCTCTTCCGCCATCAGCCGCATCGACTTGAACCACGCCTCGCGATCGTCGGCGTAGTCGAAGGTGAAGAGCAGCAGCGTCCCGAAGCCGCCGAGCGCCTTATACATCTCCGCAAGCTTGTCGCGCACGGTGCGCGGCGACCCCACGAGCCATCCGTGATCGGACAGGTACTCGGGCGTCACCGCGTCGTCGGGCACCGACGGGTCGTCCTTGAGATATTTGGTGAACTGGAAATCGGCCATCAGCGGCAGCAAGTACTCGCGCATCATGCGGCCCATCATGCCCTGGACGCAGTGGCGATGCGCCTCCTCGTCGGTATCGGCAACGAAGATCTCGCGCACGATGCGCCAGTCCTGCCGGTTGGGCCGCGCGTGGCTGCGCCGCGCACCCTCGAGCACCGCGTCCCAGTGCGTCGCGACGTAGCTCGGACTCATATTGAGACTGAGCGGCATGAAGCCGTGCTCGCCGGCGAGCTTGAGCGTTTCCGATCCCGGATTGAGCCCGGCGATTCCGATCGGCGGATGCGGCTTTTGCAGCGGGCGCAGATGATGGCCCAGCGTGCGCAGCATCGGACCCGGCACGTTCACGCTCCAGAACTTGCCCTTGTACTCGACGCCGCCGTCGCTTGCCCAGACCTTGAGCATGATGTCGAGCGCTTCGCGGGTCATGTCGCGATTAACGCCCTTCATGCCGTCAACGCAGAACAGCTGCCAGTCGCTCGGCAGGCCGCTTGCGCCGATGCCGAGCATGTAGCGGCCCTCGGCCAGATGGTCCATGAAAGCGATACGGCAGGCGAGTTCGGCCGGATGATGATACGGCAGCAGATGGGCGCCGGGCGCAAGTTTGATCTGGCGCGTCTGCATGAGGGCCTGCGCGATGAGCAGGTCGGGCGCCGGATTGGGTTCCCAGCGCGAAGTGAAGTGCTCGCCGATCCATGCCTCGCTGTAGCCGAGGCGGTCGGCCTCGCGCAGCACGGCGAGGTCCCATTGCTGTCCGGCGAGCAGTCCGCGCTCGGGCGGATGCGACGGCATCAGAAAGAGTCCCAGCTTCATACGGCCTCCTGTATTCGCGTTGTTACGCGCCGCGCTATTTCAGTTGCGAGAATTCCGCCGGCGTCATGATCTTGTTGCTTTGGCTGACCACCAGCGATCGCAGCTTGGGCACGATCGCCGCGCGGCGCGGGTCGCGTCCCCACGCGGTCCACTTCTGCTGGCGTTCGTTCAGATCGTTGAAGGCCCACAGGTGAACCAGCTCGTTGAGCGGCCCGATGTCGGTTGACCAGTAGCCGAGCGGTTTGAGGCCGTGCTCGGCCAGCAGCGGCAGCAGCTCATCCTTGGTGATCTGGATGTACTGCGGCGCTCCGCCCAACACCAGCGTGTAAGTCCGAAGTTCGTAGATCATCGCGTCCGCGTCTCCTTTTTTTGCGCTGCTCCCTTATATCAGCCCTTGGAGCCCCTGGCTCCCGGCCACGACGTCGCCGCCGCCAGGCCCTCCAGCGCGAGCCCGTAGCCGAGGTCGTCGAGCATCAGGCGCTTGAGCTGCTGAGTGATGGCGACGCGCGCATAGCGGACGGTGAGCGCCGGCTTGGCGACGATCAGCTCTGCCAGCTCCCAGGCGCGCGCCACCAGGCGATCGCGCGGCACGACCTCGCTCACCACGCCCAGCTCCAGCGCCTCGCGCGCCGAGAGCTTTTGCCCGGTGAGCAGGAAATAACGGCCGCGATTGGGGCCCAGCACCAGCGGCCACACTATATGCACGCCGTCGCCCGGCACGATCCCGTTGGGAAAGTGCGGCGCGTCCTGAAACGCCGCGTTCTCCGAGGCGATCACGATATCGCACAGCACGGCCAGCTCGGCATGGATCAGCGCCGGACCGTTGACCGCCGCGATCATCGGTACCTCGATGTTGAGATGGTTCATCAGTAGGTACTTCGCATCGTTGTAGATGTGATCCCAGGTGGTGGTGCGCACACCCGCGTGCGGCGGGGGCGCGGGCTCGCCGCTTGGGAGTTTGCCTACCGTTGCGCCGCGGCCGGCGCCGTGGTCGACCTCGGCGCAGAACGCGTCGCCGGTGCCGGTGATGATGACGCAGCGATTGCCGTGGTCGCGCCCGACGTCGGTAAATGCGTACGACAACTCCTCGTGCGGCGGCCCGCCCCATCGAAGCGGCCCGTCCTCGCTGTGCAGCGTCATCTGGATTATCCCGTCGCGCCTCTCCATCGTGACGTGCTTGTACTTGTTCTGATATTCCTCGAACTTACTCATCCCGGCCTTTCTCCTGTTGCCCGCGCTGGGCGTGATGCGAATCGGTTCCGAAGCTGATTTTGGCATCCTACTAAAGAGCGGGGCGCGACGGTTAGCAGTTTGCCGCCCTTGCCGAACGCCATCGGTTGGCAGCAGAGTAGGAACGCATTTGAGTCAACGCCTGTTTAGATGAGAAGACCCGCCATGAACACCGGACGCCGCGAACGCATCATCGACGAGCATCAGGCCGTCAGCTGGATCGAGGACGGGATGACCGTCGCGATCGGCGAGCCTGCGCCGATGGCGCTCGTGCGCGGAATAGTACGGCGCGGCGTGCGCAATCTCTCCGTCGTCGCGAGCGGCTTTGCGCTCGACATGCTGATCGCTGCCGGATGCGTGCGCAAGACCGTGAGCTACTACGCCGGCGGCGGCCCAGGCATCCCCGTCCTGCCGTCGTTCCGGCGCGCGGCCGAACGCGGTGAAATCGAAGTCTGGGAGTGCGAGGAGGGCATCCTGTGCGCAGGATTGCAGGCGGCGGCGCAGATGCTGCCGTTCATGCCGTGGCGCGGCGGCGTCGGCACCTCGCTGCCGGAGATAAATCCCGATCTCAAGCTCTTCCGCGATCCTCTTCGCGGCGAGGAATTGATCGCAGTGCCGCCGATAAAGCCCGACGTGACATTGCTGCACGCCGCCGCTGCCGACGCCCACGGCAACGTGCGCCATCTTGGCGGACCCGGATGGCTCGATTTGTTTCAGCATCGCGCCGCCGACCGCACTATCGTGCAGGTCGAGCAGGTGGTCTCGAACGAAGAAATCCGGGCCGATCCGTGGGCGACCACGATCGCCGACGCCGACGCGATCGTGCGCGCGCCCTTCGGCGCCCATCCGTTCTACAGCCGCGGCTTCTACATCACCGATGGGCCGCATCTGCGCGCCTACCTGCAGGCCGCCGACAAAGCCGCCGCCGGCGATCGCGCGGCGCTCGAGGAGTACCTCGACCGTCATTGCCGCAGGTCCGCGGGGCTTGCCGAGTACCTCGAAGCAATCGGCATCAAACGGCTGCTCGAACTGCACGAATACTGATCAACGAAGCACGATCCGAAACTCCGGTTCAAAGGAGAGCTGCGCGCGTGGCGGAAGGGAAAAAATACTCGGGCAAGGTAATCGCGCTTTTCGCGTTTTTGCCTTGGCTGGTGTACGTCTTGGCCTCCGCTGCGGGGCGCTGGGACGTCGCGACCGCAGGCGGCATGATCATGTGCCTGGTCTATCTCTCGGTGCTCAGCCGGCAGGCGACGATCAAACTGATGGACTGGACGACCCTCGCGTTCTTCTTGAGCGCGATGGTGTTGACGATGGGGCTCCGCTCCAACGTGCTCGTCACCTACCAGGTGATGATCATCTGGTCGTTCTATGCCGTCGCCGCGTGGGCGTCGGTCGTGCTGCGCCGCCCGTTCACCGCCGCCTACGCGCGCGAGGAGCAGCCGCCCGAGGTCTGGGACCTGCCGATCTTCCATCGCCTGAACTGGATCATGACGCTCTTCTGGTGCGGCCTGTTCAGCGTCAACGTCGGGTTTGGCGCGATCGCGGTGCTGGTTGGCGGCAACCTCGGCCGGCGGGTTCCCGGATTTCTCATCCCGACGGGATTGCTCATCTATGGCTTTTACTTCAGCGCACGCTTCCCGATTCGCTACGTGGCGCGCGTCAACGCCGGCGGCGCTGCGGCGGAGGCCGCCAACAGCAAGTCAACGGCCTAGCGCGCGATGGATCGGGCCCGGGCCCCCGGGCATCTGGCCGAAGTATCCGTTGACCAGCATGAGGACAGCATGACGAGCGAATACAGCGTGCAGGAACTGATGGCGGTGTTTTTGGCGCGTGACCTCAAAGATGGCGAACTTTTGCGCGTCGGCGTGGCGATGCCGGTCGCGGAAGCGGCGGTGCGCCTCGCCCATCTGATGCACGGCCCCAACATCGAACTGGTGTTTCTCGGCGGGCGGATGAACGTCCACGATCTCGAAACCATCCCGATGCCTGCGTTCGGATGGGACCGGCGGGTGGTGCGATGGACCGAGTCATACAGCGACACCGGCCATCGTTTCGACCGGCTGAAGGATTGGAGCAAACACGTTTTCTTCATCGGCGGCGTCCAGGTCGATCGCTTCGGCAATACCAACCTGATCGGCATCGGCCCCGATTACCGGCGCCTGAAGTTTCGCGGCCCCGGTTCGGTCGGCACGCCCACGCTCAGCACCCATGTCGGCCGCTACTACATCGTGCTCAACAGCCACAGCCCGCGCCTGCTGGTCGAACGCTGCGACTATATCAGCGCCTGCGGATGGGGCAGCGGCGGCGCCGATGCGCGCCGCAAACTGGGGCTTCCCGGCGGCGGCCCCAGGTACGTCGTGACGCCGCTTTGCGTGATGGACTTCGAGGAGGAGACACGGCGGATGCGCCTGCGCTCGCTCCATCCGGGCGTCAGCGCTGCGACGGTGCGCGAGAGCACCGGATTCGAACTGGTGATTCCGCCGTCGGTGCCGACCACCGCGCCGCCCACCGCAGAGGAGCTTGAGGCGCTCCGCACGCGCGTCGATAGCGCGGGCCGTCTGCGTTAGCTTTTTATTCCGGCAGATTGCCGACGCGCGAGAACACCGCGTGCCAGCTCGCGCGAAACCACGGGACGCCGTCGCGCCGGCCGAATACCTGCCCGCGCACCAGCATCGCGCCGTTGCCCTGGATCGCGCAGTCGAGAATCGTTTCCTCGTCCACCGCGAAGGTTTGGCCGCGGCGATGGAGGTAAAATTCGTCGAAGTGCAGTTGTGCGCGCATCCGCGCCGCGTCGCGGCCGTCGGTCGAAATCAAATCCATGCGCCCGGCCGGATTGACGATCTTCATGTTCGGATCGACGCCGACCTGGCTGAACGTCAGCTCGAACGGTCCGCTTCCGATCCGCTGGTAGCAGATGCGGTACGTCTTCGGCGTCCACACGCCGACTCTCGGCGCTCCCGGCATCCGCTCGATCGAATCGAGAAATTCGACGCGACCGTCCCAGCATCCGCGGAATATCGCCGGCAGGATTGGCTGCGCGTGTAACATCGAGGCCGGCGGCGGGGGAGGAGGCGGCGGAAGCGGCGGAGGTGGAAGTGGCGGCGGCGGCAGCTGTGGCGCCGGGGCCGGCGGCTGCGGCGTCGGAGGAATTACGGACGGAATTTCCTGGAGCTGATTGGAAGGCGGCAACGGCGGCCGCGCGGTCGGCACAGGCCGCGGGCGGAAGCTCGGCTGCGATTGCGGCGCCGGCGGCTGTACTTCCAGCGGTTCCTGCGCGTGCGGCGCGGTCGGCGCCAGCATCAGCGCCATCGCCGCGAGCAGTGTCAACCCCGGTGTTCGCCGCCCCATCTTGACTGCGCCGTTTTGACCGCCTGCAACGACGCTTTCCCGATCGCAATTCTATCACTAAAATCCGAGCGCTGGCCCATTGCTCTCCCGCAGACACCGTCGATTCAAATCTGCGATCGAGCTTGCGGGAGTGCCACGAACTGGCACGAAACTACAAGGAGTTCTGCGATGAAGACGGCGAGAACGACGAAGGTAGCGGGTGCGATCCTTGCCACTGCGGTTGCGATGGCGTTCACCGGGAGCGCGCTTATGGCCGCCGACGCGCCGGGCGCGTCAGCCCAGCAGGCGCAGCTCAAATGTCTCGGCGCGAACGCATGCAAAGGTCAGAGCGCGTGCAAGAACGCGAACAACAGCTGCAAGGGCCAGAATTCGTGCAAGGGCAAGGGCTTCATCGTCACGATCGACGCCAAATCCTGCGCGGCCCAGGGCGGTCATCTCGGCAAGAAGCCGCCGATGGCGATGTAACGCGCCGGCGCGAGTCGGCACGGGCCGAGCGGAGGCGTGCGCCTTCGGCAGGACTTTCCCGCTCTCGAC
Protein-coding regions in this window:
- a CDS encoding CoA-transferase, whose translation is MNTGRRERIIDEHQAVSWIEDGMTVAIGEPAPMALVRGIVRRGVRNLSVVASGFALDMLIAAGCVRKTVSYYAGGGPGIPVLPSFRRAAERGEIEVWECEEGILCAGLQAAAQMLPFMPWRGGVGTSLPEINPDLKLFRDPLRGEELIAVPPIKPDVTLLHAAAADAHGNVRHLGGPGWLDLFQHRAADRTIVQVEQVVSNEEIRADPWATTIADADAIVRAPFGAHPFYSRGFYITDGPHLRAYLQAADKAAAGDRAALEEYLDRHCRRSAGLAEYLEAIGIKRLLELHEY
- a CDS encoding LLM class flavin-dependent oxidoreductase, whose product is MKQVKIGVGFGLWRLGMPTPETIVHVAEKAEDWGLDSFWLSDHLLSPSPELDVVATLAVLASRTSRIKLGPSVLLLNLRHPLTVAKSFATLDYYSHGRMVMAVGTGANLADYAATGIPLETRGRRLDEGVEVLRKVWTQSNVCHHGRFFNFDNVTLEPHPTRRTNNDSGTIDIWVGGKSESALRRTARMADGYFASFLTPDEFSRNMTSIRGYAAEYGRADARIESGLILLCRLGPSRDRARAELEPVVRSLDRGGEEFFSRTVFGTAEDIIKRVDEYITRGLDKFVLWPVAEPEAWAGQVETIGREIAAHYARLAQAAA
- a CDS encoding CoA-transferase gives rise to the protein MTSEYSVQELMAVFLARDLKDGELLRVGVAMPVAEAAVRLAHLMHGPNIELVFLGGRMNVHDLETIPMPAFGWDRRVVRWTESYSDTGHRFDRLKDWSKHVFFIGGVQVDRFGNTNLIGIGPDYRRLKFRGPGSVGTPTLSTHVGRYYIVLNSHSPRLLVERCDYISACGWGSGGADARRKLGLPGGGPRYVVTPLCVMDFEEETRRMRLRSLHPGVSAATVRESTGFELVIPPSVPTTAPPTAEELEALRTRVDSAGRLR
- a CDS encoding NIPSNAP family protein; this encodes MIYELRTYTLVLGGAPQYIQITKDELLPLLAEHGLKPLGYWSTDIGPLNELVHLWAFNDLNERQQKWTAWGRDPRRAAIVPKLRSLVVSQSNKIMTPAEFSQLK
- a CDS encoding enoyl-ACP reductase — encoded protein: MGIADGKRALVVGVANEKSLAWGIAQELKAQGAEVALTYQGEVLEKRVRPLAESIGALVVGELDVTNDIQIGLVMSELRELWGGIDMLVHAVAFAEREDLRDRFLTVSRANFAKALEISAYSLVALARAAEPLMEARGGGSILTLSYLGAVRAVPNYNVMGVAKAALEACVRYLAVDLGAKNIRVNAISAAPARTLSSSAIRDFFTMAHEVEERSPMRRAMRTEDVGKMAAAMLSDLSSGVTGQTVYVDVGYSIVGL
- a CDS encoding enoyl-CoA hydratase/isomerase family protein — translated: MSKFEEYQNKYKHVTMERRDGIIQMTLHSEDGPLRWGGPPHEELSYAFTDVGRDHGNRCVIITGTGDAFCAEVDHGAGRGATVGKLPSGEPAPPPHAGVRTTTWDHIYNDAKYLLMNHLNIEVPMIAAVNGPALIHAELAVLCDIVIASENAAFQDAPHFPNGIVPGDGVHIVWPLVLGPNRGRYFLLTGQKLSAREALELGVVSEVVPRDRLVARAWELAELIVAKPALTVRYARVAITQQLKRLMLDDLGYGLALEGLAAATSWPGARGSKG
- a CDS encoding LLM class flavin-dependent oxidoreductase yields the protein MKLGLFLMPSHPPERGLLAGQQWDLAVLREADRLGYSEAWIGEHFTSRWEPNPAPDLLIAQALMQTRQIKLAPGAHLLPYHHPAELACRIAFMDHLAEGRYMLGIGASGLPSDWQLFCVDGMKGVNRDMTREALDIMLKVWASDGGVEYKGKFWSVNVPGPMLRTLGHHLRPLQKPHPPIGIAGLNPGSETLKLAGEHGFMPLSLNMSPSYVATHWDAVLEGARRSHARPNRQDWRIVREIFVADTDEEAHRHCVQGMMGRMMREYLLPLMADFQFTKYLKDDPSVPDDAVTPEYLSDHGWLVGSPRTVRDKLAEMYKALGGFGTLLLFTFDYADDREAWFKSMRLMAEEVLPHFLDLDADRHAHANAASA
- a CDS encoding MBL fold metallo-hydrolase, with amino-acid sequence MSELGVTMLGTGDAFASGGRMQSGYVIDAGGALILMEAGPTLLAGLKRAQINPADIDFVLISHLHGDHFAGLPFLMLQYMWESPRKRMLTIAGPRRLEQRTRTLFHNMYPGMNTHPLMRKVRFVELEAGRTTRVGPARVATIRTPHTKPDVSLGFRVTAGGRSLAFSGDSGWTEELVGLSAGADLFLCECTYFGSNHLDFHLNYPTIERNRGRFTARRVVLTHLGREVLERMNDVGMETADDLMKITA
- the gloB gene encoding hydroxyacylglutathione hydrolase, with product MAIVAVPQLKDNYAYLVIDDASKQCGVVDCSEADKVLDEVKRRGLKLTTVLPTHWHPDHVGGNVDLVRAVPELRVYGARGESGRIPAMTDEIDNGDEVVVGPIRGRVIGIPAHTSGHIAYYFPTLKAVFTGDTLFIAGCGRVFEGKADTMVASLARLAALPDDTQVYCGHEYTEKNLQFALTLEPNNAALKSKYEWTRKARAEGKFTVPSTVGDEKRFNPFLRTDSAELRASLRKIDPSVGDEPVAVFAKTRELKDRF
- a CDS encoding OB-fold domain-containing protein — encoded protein: MAQNPPYYLPEGLPAPKAQRDGMDAGFWEAARRHELVVQRCRRCETFQFGPEWICHKCLSGELGWHRLSGRGRLYTWVRSWNPVHPALKDAGPFIIAVIELPDAGNVRMAGNLLGNPMLDAPFDAEVEAVFEDHPGATLVQWRLVNG